In Glycine max cultivar Williams 82 chromosome 10, Glycine_max_v4.0, whole genome shotgun sequence, the DNA window TTTTATTCATCATACTTATGGTATTTGTTGTTCCTCAAAGTTTAACTCACGTCACCTATTTATGGAAGATTTATATATGCAGAATAACTAGCAACTcaaccagaaaactttgcaAAGCTATGtgttattcttttataattagAAAGAATCACTTTGAAGgatgtcattttttttgtgttgacaAAAGTACCCATCTtcgtttattttaatatatgtgaACTTGTGCACCAAAATAACCCTAAACTTCCAAAAAAACAAGAGTAAGAGCCAACTGcttctttttaaatataatctaGCTCTTGAACCACCCCTCTCCGGCAATAACATGAGCACAATACATCATGCATTAAACTTGCATCCTTAAATTTGGAGTGGCCACTCGGCTTCTGGTGTTACAGCAACACTTATGAATAGTTGAGAGATAAATCAATCATTAAGGAAAGAATTGAGGTTTAGCATTAAAGTTAGGGGTGTGCAAAAAAACGGTTCGGATTGAACCGGATTGTAACCGAACCTAAACCGCATTAGTTTTTTTCCGAACTAGTTCAAGAAAAAATGAGTGCACTATTTTATAAAACCAATTCGGTTAActgaattatttttacaaaaccaGTTCAGTTAACCAAACTGatcttcatttaaatattttttttatttgaaaaaaatagttcaaaaactAGTTCGAAAACCAATTCGTAACTTGGTTTGGCTCTTAAAACTAGTTTAAAATTGGTTAAAAACTAGTTCAGTTCATAATCAGTATTTAAAACCAGTTTGGCTTTGAACCAGTTTCTAAATCAGACTATTTGAATATAAAACCGAACCGGttaaaatagttcaaaatcagTTCGGTGCGGTTTTTTTACTGAACTAGTTTTTGCACACCCCTAATTAAAGTGCAAGATATCTAAGAAAAGTTATGATTTCCTAGGCTTTAGAGTGAGCTCAGAAGTGTTATAGCAACACAATTATAAACAATGGTCAAgaattagataaaataataaagttttcAAGAAGGATAGGCCTCTCCCCAAATATCttcttccataaaaaaaaaaatactacccaTGGCATGCTAAAGAAAGATATATAACCTAATCACCTCAACCATTACAAGTGGAAAATCATCTGACCTCTCTATGGTTCACCTCCAAATGGCGCAGCACGAGTGAAGTTTCAGTAGTGTTCTCCCATTTACCAATAATAGAAATATTACCAACTTCTCTAGGCCTATCCTCAGCTTGAAAATAATCTCCACATTTTGTCATCTATGgaaaagagtaaaaataatgtaattaaataaataaaaaaaattcaaagaggaagaaaaaactgCGACAAGTACCTTGTAATTATCCACCAACCTAGTAAGCATGATAATTGCAGGGCAGTGATATTGGATGATCATTTCCCAGAAATCCTCGTAAGTATGTTGAAGTGGACCTTGCGTGGCTATAAACTGGGACACGTTTCCAGCTGAGGAGGTCTACATACGTTGAAGAAGCACCAGCAAgacaaaataacaatttatcTTAATCCCCCCAAAGCTTATTCCAAAACAGTAATTTCATTCAGagcatatcaaataaaaaaaacagaagtaAAATAGTACCGAGACAAGGCTTGCATTGATATACCCCTGTGCTTCAGGTCTATAATCAGTACTAGATTTGAGAACAACCCTGTTCTTGTCAACTGAAACAATAAATAacgaatttcattttattttccccAACTAAACCCCGAAAACAACACATGAAGCCCTTGGAAACAAATTTACATGGCAGAACGTCGGTGTATCGGTTTTTCCTCAAATTGACGTCGTCATACGCGACGGTGCATCTTCTCCTCATCTCGCTCGGCGTTATCCTGTTCGCCTGAAACCACAAAAAAACACAACGCAACGCAACGCAACACAGTGAGCTCAATGTTAGGGGTATCATGTCAGAATAATAAATTAGGGTGCGAACCTGCAAGTGTGCGAACTCCTGAGTGATCACGTTAGGAGCGTGGAGCTTCTCCTTCAGAATGTTGAGGGCTTGGGTGCAGTGGTTGACCTGATCCGAAGTGAGGGTGATTCGGGAGGGGTTATCGGGggagaaattgaaattaaatttctcgGGAGATAATGCGGAGGAGGAAGTGGTGGCGGGGTTGCCGGCCATGGTGGATCTCCGGCGGGGACGAGAGCGAGTAGAGACAAGGTTCCCCAGCTCCAGTTGCTGAGTATTCGCACTTCACTGTTGACGATGGATATAGAGTGGAACTTGACGCAATAATTCGTCTTTCCGTTTTTATGTTGCTATATAATAATTGCAGGTTTATTATGGGTGTTAGTGTGTAACTCTTTTGCATGGGAGGACCTGGTCAttactagtattttttaattaaattttgagttCTAAATAATTcgctaaaaaattatttgacggATCCATGTGAAGTATATACTCAAGATGTAAATTAATTcactaaaaaattgaaaaaaataattatgacttGAGATTTAATTGTGCGGATAAATGattgaatataattatatattttttataattattattagtgtaaTACTGCATATTCTGGCCTTGATAACTGATTTTCACATAATAAAGTTGCAAATAATTTCCGTAAATAATGGCCTGACCCCCAAATGCTTGTCTCCAAAATGGTATCTATAAATTCATGTTCTTTGTCCTTCCAAACAAAATGCAAAGGAAATTGACTGTACTACAACTCCCTTGCTTAAGGACATTTCTTGTTAGCATCcatccaagtaaaaaaaaattgttttatgaaTAAATGGATTATTAATCACCCTATCAAGAGGATCTGCATCTTCAAAAACCACAGTTTGTTCATTAGGCAAATGAAAGCACAACCTTTCAATCGAAGGTTCTTTGTGATTAATATCAAAACTAAATATTCTTCAAGAAACTTCACAGACAAATATATGCAATTAATCATAGTACATATTAATTTCATTGATGCACTGTGAGTCATTTTTTCCATTTCCAGGACTAAAAAAAACTTGCAGTTGCACGATCATGTCCTTTGCTTACATACTTGAAAAGATACTTAACAAAGCGAGTTTGATTGCACCACTCTACATTTATGTGAGCATTGAACTTCAACAGAAAATGCCTATTGTAAAGAACCACATATCTGTTATATAAAAATGACTCACTCTTTTTAATTGACATACCATTGTCTCGCCTCatacatatatcatatatacaGGTAACCATCTTCATCGATAGAAGTGGaatatcaacaattttttttttgagcaCTTGCCTTTTTGCATCATCAGATATGTAACTACTTGAAACAGTTATGGATCAAGATCTTTGCCAAGAATTTTTGATGAAATGATTATACCTATATCATCTGTATTTAAATATCTTGAATCAGGATACATAAACAAAAGAATATGAGCATGTGATAAACCACGCTTCTAAAAATCAATTGgataaattactaaaaaaatagaaagcaaTTGATAGATTCATAAGATTTCACTAAAATagatagaataaaaattatatacgtGATTTAACTTTGCCAAAAACTTCTCCTTTCTTTATCTCCTTAATGAGTTCATCAAGcataattttgaaaagtttgCTAACTAAATCAGAATGATCTTGCGGCATAAGGTTAGACTTTGAAGTggatttgtgtaaaaaaaaattaacgaatAGTAAGTTAATTTCCCATCCATAGTCTTAAATGGCCATGGCTTTCCCACATTTCCTCCTTGGAATATCTCAACCTCGATCTTCACAAGGAAACTAATTGGCTTCAACTTGTGACTTTCAGAGCTCCACATGAGTACTTGTCAACTTAAAGATTTGAGCCCGTCTCTTCAATATGCTAATTTTAAAGTACTCAAAAacctttatcttttttatgaTGAATTTTACTCTGAGTTGCATAAATGGTTATTCAATCTTAGTTGCGGACGGCTCAAATCCCCCCTTACCCCTAAAACCCTCTCATCAAACAGTACAGCGCCGAGTACTGGATCACAGGCGACCTCATCACCCCTCCCCAGCACCGCGCCAATTCCTTTACCAAACGCGTCCTGGACCCGCTTCTCGCCGACGTCGTTTTCGTCCCCTTCTTCGCCACGCTCAGCGCCAACAAAGGCGCCTTCAGAAAGAAGCACGGGAACGACGATTACAAGCGGCAGAGGCAGGTCGTGGACGCCGTTAAATCCACCCAAGTCTGGAACCGCTCCGGCGGACGTGACCACGTGTTTGTGCTAACCGGTGCGTTTTGCAAAaacccttctttttcttttgtgttgaatttttttttagcaaGAGGGGAGCGAACTTGCGACCTTTCCCTTGAATGTGATGTAATGGTGTTTGGGGTTATGTTATGATGTTGTTTGGTCGTTGGCTGAATCTTGTCAGGggtgttaaaattaaaataaaactgaagCGTTGTTTGGCAGACCCGGTGGCGATTTTGGTGGTTGGTCCAGAGGTGGTGGTGGTTCAAACTGTGGCGAGAGTGATGTGGTTCCGCACACGCAAGTTTCTGTGATTAAAGATGTCATTGTGCCGTACATGCATCTGCTGCCCAGATTGGATTTGTCGGAAAACAAGGTCCGGCACCAGCTTCTGTATTTTAAAGGAGCTAAACATAGGCACCGGGTTAGATAGTGTTTATGTTTCATCACTTGTctaaaggttttaaattgcagttgTTGCGGTTACATATTCTTAAAAAGACTGAAAATGAAGGGTGGTGCTTTGCCTGGAGTTACATCTATTTTTCCATTTCAATTCAAGAGTTCTTATGTGTTTCTATGCCCCTTCAAGACCCCGAATAAATGGATAAATTGCTTTTTTAGGAACACATATTCCTTCCCACAAAAAGGATAATGGTAACCCCGCCATTAACTATttcaatttaatagtaataaaaatacatgcCCTACCAAGACAGAATTTGTAGTTTGCTATTGCACACAAATGCAGTCGACGTTGTAAGTGGCCAAGTTTGTTAAGTGGTTCTTTTTGTCTgatttactttttctttatgaGATTTTCACATCAACCGGATACATATGTTCTTAGATAAATTTAGCTCTGGAGTGTAGTGATACCATCTTATCAAGGATATGGTTTATTAGAAAAATTGAGATTGAAGACAGTTCCAAACTTGAGCAGATCCGTGTGTCTGCTTTTTGTCAGTttttttcaggaaaaaaaaaattgtgttggcTTCATGTATTCTAAGGAGTATCATTGCTCAGAAGTTTTTAAGGCGAAATGATCTCTCCTTGCTGTCTCTGATTATAAGACACTCTCGCTCATGTTTTGGACATGCCTTGTGATAACTGATAAGAATTTATTATATTAGTGTCCCTGTCTCCAAGATAGAAGGCATTTATTCAGTTATTTAGTCATTTCTTATGCTAGTTGCACACGAAGTTGATAATGCCTGTGATGTTACTCTCTTCCTGTGTTTTCACAAAAAAAGGGGGATATGCCATTAGAATATTAGATATAGATAATCACTTACAAGATTTTTAGTAAAATGCTTGCTTGTGATAGAAATATGAGGAGCATTCTGGTTTTTACTTTTCATCATATGTGGTTTCCCACATGCATTGGAAGTATTAATCATATCTGCCATTTGGGCAAATATGATTCATAACTATTTAATGACATTTTGATTTACTGAAAAATCTCTTAGTGGGAGGTACATAATTGTTTTCATTGTTCTAAATGTATGGTTTGCTCTTTGAGAACTGTTAGCGTTAACAAGAGTAGGCCCAACATTTCCTACCACATACACAAGACCTTACCTTTTGACACTccatagttatttatttttgcatgaatcaACTGGTTaaaagcctatgagaattcatTTTGGATGTCTgctactgtttttttttatcagcaaaaatat includes these proteins:
- the PTP1 gene encoding tyrosine phosphatase 1 isoform X1, giving the protein MAGNPATTSSSALSPEKFNFNFSPDNPSRITLTSDQVNHCTQALNILKEKLHAPNVITQEFAHLQANRITPSEMRRRCTVAYDDVNLRKNRYTDVLPFDKNRVVLKSSTDYRPEAQGYINASLVSTSSAGNVSQFIATQGPLQHTYEDFWEMIIQYHCPAIIMLTRLVDNYKMTKCGDYFQAEDRPREVGNISIIGKWENTTETSLVLRHLEVNHREVEDAPLSVLHIQYPEWPDHGVPKDTFAVREILKRLYHLPPNFGPIVVHCSAGIGRTGTYCTIHNTIQRIVAGDMSAVDIAKTIAMFRSQRIGMVQTQDQYIFCYNAIIDELEDLVSQQQ
- the PTP1 gene encoding tyrosine phosphatase 1 (The RefSeq protein has 2 substitutions compared to this genomic sequence), whose amino-acid sequence is MAGNPATTSSSALSPEKFNFNFSPDNPSRITLTSDQVNHCTQALNILKEKLHAPNVITQEFAHLQANRITPSEMRRRCTVAYDDVNLRKNRYTDVLPFDKNRVVLKSSTDYRPEAQGYINASLVSTSSAGNVSQFIATQGPLQHTYEDFWEMIIQYHCPAIIMLTRLVDNYKMAKCGDYFQAEDRPREVGNISIIGKWENTTETSLVLRHLEVNHREVEDAPLSVLHIQYPEWPDHGVPKDTFAVREILKRLYHLPPNFGPIVVHCSAGIGRTGTYCTIHNTIQRIVAGDMSAVDIAKTIAMFRSQRIGMVQTQDQYIFCYNAIIDELEDLVSQQQSE
- the PTP1 gene encoding tyrosine phosphatase 1 isoform X2; the encoded protein is MAGNPATTSSSALSPEKFNFNFSPDNPSRITLTSDQVNHCTQALNILKEKLHAPNVITQEFAHLQANRITPSEMRRRCTVAYDDVNLRKNRYTDVLPFDKNRVVLKSSTDYRPEAQGYINASLVSTSSAGNVSQFIATQGPLQHTYEDFWEMIIQYHCPAIIMLTRLVDNYKMTKCGDYFQAEDRPREVGNISIIGKWENTTETSLVLRHLEVNHREVEDAPLSVLHIQYPEWPDHGVPKDTFAVREILKRLYHLPPNFGPIVVHCRYW